From a region of the Halolamina sp. CBA1230 genome:
- the secY gene encoding preprotein translocase subunit SecY yields MSWKETAEPVLTRMPTVARPEGHVPFKRKLLWTAGILVMYFFLTNVTLYGLQTGGGDFYGQFRSILAGASGSILQLGIGPIVTASIVLQLLGGADLLGLDTENDPRDQVLYQGLQKLLVVVMCVLTGAPMVFASPILSADPQVAQSLGIGLRGVEGLLFAQIMVGGILILFMDEIVSKWGVGSGVGLFIIAGVSQRLVSGLFGWQGLTGNSGFVSSWIGIITGSTELPGSPLTTDGLSAIFLGQGMILAMITTVLIFVVVVYAESVRVEIPLSHARVKGARGKFPVKLIYASVLPMILVRALQANLQFLGQILHSQWAGMPAWLGEYDQQSGQVIEGIFWYLKPIQAPEQWMWFTGATVTAEWWEVVIRIAIDLTFMVVGGAIFAIFWVETTGMGPEATAKQIQNSGMQIPGFRRNPQVIEKVMERYIPQVTVIGGALVGLLAVMANMLGTIGEVSGTGLLLTVSITYKLYEEIAEEQLMEMHPMMRQMFGSE; encoded by the coding sequence ATGAGCTGGAAGGAGACCGCCGAACCGGTGCTCACGCGGATGCCCACGGTCGCGCGGCCGGAGGGGCACGTCCCCTTCAAGCGCAAGCTGCTGTGGACCGCCGGCATCCTCGTGATGTACTTCTTCCTGACGAACGTCACGCTGTACGGGCTCCAGACCGGAGGCGGCGACTTCTACGGCCAGTTCCGGTCGATCCTCGCCGGCGCGTCCGGCTCGATCCTCCAGCTCGGGATCGGCCCCATCGTCACGGCGTCGATCGTGCTCCAGCTGCTGGGCGGGGCGGACCTGCTCGGGCTGGACACGGAGAACGACCCGCGTGACCAGGTGCTGTACCAGGGGCTCCAGAAGCTGCTGGTCGTCGTGATGTGCGTCCTGACCGGCGCGCCGATGGTGTTCGCGAGCCCGATCCTGAGCGCCGACCCGCAGGTCGCGCAGTCGCTGGGGATCGGTCTCCGCGGCGTCGAGGGGCTGCTGTTCGCCCAGATCATGGTCGGCGGGATCCTGATCCTGTTCATGGACGAGATCGTGAGCAAGTGGGGCGTCGGCTCCGGGGTCGGCCTGTTCATCATCGCCGGCGTGAGCCAGCGCCTCGTCAGCGGCCTGTTCGGCTGGCAGGGGCTGACGGGCAACAGTGGGTTCGTCTCCTCCTGGATCGGGATCATCACCGGGAGCACCGAGCTCCCGGGGTCGCCGCTGACCACCGACGGGCTCAGCGCGATCTTCCTCGGCCAGGGGATGATCCTCGCGATGATCACGACGGTGCTGATCTTCGTCGTGGTCGTCTACGCCGAGAGCGTTCGCGTGGAGATCCCCCTCTCGCACGCCCGCGTGAAGGGGGCCCGCGGGAAGTTCCCCGTGAAGCTCATCTACGCGAGCGTCCTGCCGATGATCCTCGTCCGGGCGCTGCAGGCGAACCTGCAGTTCCTCGGGCAGATCCTCCACAGCCAGTGGGCCGGCATGCCCGCCTGGCTGGGCGAGTACGACCAGCAGAGCGGCCAGGTCATCGAGGGGATCTTCTGGTACCTCAAGCCGATCCAGGCGCCCGAGCAGTGGATGTGGTTCACGGGCGCGACCGTCACCGCCGAGTGGTGGGAGGTCGTGATCCGCATCGCCATCGACCTGACGTTCATGGTGGTCGGCGGCGCGATCTTCGCGATCTTCTGGGTGGAGACCACCGGGATGGGCCCGGAGGCCACCGCCAAGCAGATCCAGAACTCCGGGATGCAGATCCCCGGGTTCCGGCGGAACCCCCAGGTGATCGAGAAGGTGATGGAGCGGTACATCCCGCAGGTCACCGTCATCGGCGGCGCCCTCGTCGGGCTGCTGGCGGTGATGGCGAACATGCTCGGCACCATCGGCGAGGTCTCCGGAACCGGGCTGCTGCTGACGGTCTCTATCACGTACAAGCTGTACGAGGAGATCGCCGAGGAGCAGCTGATGGAGATGCACCCGATGATGCGCCAGATGTTCGGCTCGGAGTAA
- a CDS encoding 30S ribosomal protein S5: MSQNDGWEPVTRLGKQVQDGEITSMQEALESGLPLKEHEIVDQLLPGMEDEVLDINMVQRMTDSGRRVKFRCVVVVGNRDGYLGYAEGRDDQVGGAIQKAIEVAKLNVISVDRGSGSWEDQAGGVNSLTRRAEGKAGSVEVEVIPAPQGLGLAGAETVRNILELAGVQDAWTQSNGNTRTTVNLAKATFNALENASQARTPDRARRVQREAEDGVSN, encoded by the coding sequence ATGAGCCAGAACGACGGCTGGGAGCCGGTAACGCGGCTCGGCAAGCAAGTGCAGGACGGAGAGATCACCTCCATGCAGGAGGCGCTGGAGTCCGGGCTCCCGCTGAAGGAGCACGAGATCGTTGACCAGCTCCTCCCCGGCATGGAGGACGAAGTACTGGACATCAACATGGTCCAGCGCATGACCGACTCCGGCCGGCGGGTGAAGTTCCGCTGTGTCGTCGTCGTGGGGAACCGCGACGGCTACCTCGGCTACGCCGAGGGCCGCGACGATCAGGTCGGCGGCGCGATCCAGAAGGCCATCGAAGTGGCCAAGCTGAACGTGATCAGCGTCGACCGCGGCTCGGGCTCCTGGGAGGACCAGGCCGGCGGCGTGAACTCGCTGACCCGGCGTGCCGAGGGGAAAGCCGGCTCCGTCGAGGTCGAAGTCATCCCGGCCCCGCAGGGGCTCGGGCTGGCCGGCGCCGAGACCGTCCGGAACATCCTCGAACTGGCCGGCGTGCAGGACGCCTGGACCCAGTCGAACGGGAACACCCGGACGACGGTCAACCTCGCGAAGGCGACGTTCAACGCGCTCGAGAACGCCTCGCAGGCGCGCACGCCGGACCGCGCACGGCGCGTCCAGCGTGAGGCCGAGGACGGGGTGAGCAACTGA
- a CDS encoding 50S ribosomal protein L30, translating into MRAVVQLRGEIDMNQGQRDTLDMLNIGRVNHATLVPETDTYDGMVAKVNDFVAHGEPSVETLALVLETRADALDADADVDEEYLAEETEYDSFEALAEALLDEETTLREQNISPTLRLHPPRGGHDGIKHPDSTSGELGPHEEIDPLLEAMR; encoded by the coding sequence ATGCGGGCGGTCGTCCAGCTCCGCGGCGAGATCGACATGAACCAGGGCCAGCGCGACACCCTGGACATGCTCAACATCGGCCGCGTCAACCACGCGACGCTCGTCCCCGAGACCGACACGTACGACGGGATGGTCGCGAAGGTCAACGACTTCGTCGCCCACGGCGAGCCCTCCGTCGAGACGCTGGCGCTCGTGCTCGAGACGCGTGCGGACGCGCTCGACGCCGACGCCGACGTCGACGAGGAGTACCTCGCCGAGGAGACGGAGTACGACAGCTTCGAGGCGCTCGCGGAGGCGCTGCTCGACGAGGAGACGACGCTGCGCGAGCAGAACATCTCCCCGACGCTGCGGCTCCACCCGCCACGCGGCGGGCACGACGGCATCAAGCATCCGGACAGCACGAGCGGGGAGCTCGGTCCCCACGAGGAGATCGATCCGCTCCTGGAGGCGATGCGATAA
- a CDS encoding 50S ribosomal protein L19e — MTDLSAQKRLAAEELDVGENRVWFDPEAQDELAEAITREDIRDLIADGTIRAEDAKSNSRGRARERQAKRDYGHQTGAGSRKGKSGARRDSKEDWVSRIRAQRERLKELRDEEEVLDASQYRELYNKASGGEFDSVARLEAFAENNYDVEIGGDD, encoded by the coding sequence ATGACGGATCTGAGCGCACAGAAGCGGCTCGCCGCCGAGGAGCTCGACGTCGGCGAGAACCGCGTCTGGTTCGACCCGGAGGCACAGGACGAGCTCGCGGAGGCGATCACCCGCGAGGACATCCGCGACCTGATCGCGGACGGAACCATCCGCGCGGAGGACGCCAAGTCCAACTCCCGTGGCCGCGCCCGCGAACGGCAGGCCAAGCGTGACTACGGTCACCAGACCGGCGCCGGCTCCCGGAAGGGGAAGTCCGGTGCCCGGCGGGACAGCAAGGAGGACTGGGTCAGCCGCATCCGCGCCCAGCGCGAGCGGCTGAAGGAGCTCCGCGACGAGGAGGAGGTTCTCGACGCCTCCCAGTACCGCGAGCTGTACAACAAGGCCAGCGGCGGCGAGTTCGATAGCGTCGCCCGCCTCGAGGCCTTCGCGGAGAACAACTACGACGTCGAGATCGGAGGCGACGACTAA
- a CDS encoding 50S ribosomal protein L18 has protein sequence MATGPRYKVPMRRRREVRTDYHQRLRLLKSGKPRLVARVSNKHVRAQLASPGPDGDEIHAAASSEDLSEYGWEAPTGNLPSAYLTGYLAGLRAVDAGLDEAVLDLGLNTATPGSKVFAVQEGAIDAGLEIPHSDSVLADWSRNRGEHIAEYAEQVEGDLYSGEFDATELPAHFDDVREALQEDHE, from the coding sequence ATGGCAACAGGACCACGATACAAGGTGCCGATGCGTCGTCGCCGTGAGGTCCGCACGGACTACCATCAGCGGTTGCGCCTGCTGAAATCCGGCAAGCCTCGCCTGGTCGCCCGGGTGAGCAACAAGCACGTCAGGGCGCAGCTGGCCAGTCCCGGACCGGACGGCGACGAGATCCACGCCGCAGCGTCCAGCGAGGACCTGTCGGAGTACGGCTGGGAGGCCCCCACGGGCAATCTCCCGAGCGCGTACCTGACGGGCTACCTCGCGGGCCTGCGCGCGGTCGACGCCGGCCTCGACGAGGCCGTGCTCGACCTGGGTCTCAACACGGCGACGCCCGGCAGTAAGGTGTTCGCAGTACAGGAAGGTGCAATCGACGCAGGGCTCGAGATCCCCCACAGTGACAGCGTCCTCGCGGACTGGTCGCGTAACCGTGGCGAGCATATCGCCGAGTACGCCGAGCAGGTCGAGGGCGATCTGTACAGCGGGGAGTTCGACGCCACGGAGCTGCCCGCGCACTTCGACGACGTGCGCGAGGCGCTCCAGGAGGACCACGAATGA
- a CDS encoding uL15m family ribosomal protein, which produces MTSKKRRQRGSRTHGGGSHKNRRGAGHRGGRGKAGSRKHEMHHYGPWAKHGFTQPEEVQDNVVEVRVQKIDEDAALLAAEGVAENDDGAYTIDARDVAEDGWEADVVKVLGNGQVRQELHVTADAFSDAASELIEDAGGSTTVSERAQERAEREAEQAADDESED; this is translated from the coding sequence ATGACCAGCAAGAAACGACGACAGCGCGGCTCCCGCACCCACGGCGGCGGTAGCCACAAGAACCGGCGCGGCGCCGGCCACCGTGGCGGCCGCGGCAAGGCGGGCAGCCGCAAACACGAGATGCACCACTACGGGCCCTGGGCGAAGCACGGCTTCACCCAGCCCGAGGAGGTACAGGACAACGTCGTCGAGGTGCGCGTCCAGAAGATCGACGAGGACGCCGCGCTGCTGGCGGCCGAGGGCGTCGCCGAGAACGACGACGGCGCCTACACGATCGACGCTCGCGACGTGGCCGAGGACGGCTGGGAGGCCGACGTTGTGAAGGTGCTCGGCAACGGGCAGGTCCGCCAGGAGCTGCACGTCACCGCCGACGCGTTCAGCGACGCCGCGAGTGAGCTGATCGAGGACGCCGGTGGCTCGACCACCGTCTCCGAGCGCGCCCAGGAGCGCGCCGAGCGGGAGGCCGAGCAGGCCGCTGACGACGAGAGCGAGGACTGA